DNA sequence from the Pungitius pungitius chromosome 3, fPunPun2.1, whole genome shotgun sequence genome:
CCATTCCTTTGTGCCTCCGATGACAATTGTCATTCCCATTTCTACACCTATTCCCATTCCTTGCCCCGTTCCCCATTGTACTCTCACTCTGATGGCAGTTCCTTTGTCATTTATATTATTGCTCCTGTATTTCTATTCGATCTCACAGCTCTAAATGCATTTGcaatttccttttccttttgtacGTGTTGCTTTCTTGCTAGCAAATTGCTGCTTCCTAATGCcacctttaataataatatcatttTTAGTGCTACACGTGATCACGCGGATGCATAGGTGTACAATAACGCTAAAGCGCTGCCACGGACCAGGCTAACCCCTGGCAcaggtgtctttgtgtgtgacgTTCGGGGGCCGGTGTGGGCGGGTTACTCGCTCCCCGGGTTTCACGCGCACACTCCCGCTGATTGATTATCAACAAGCGCGGCCATTGAGTGGAAATGAATTTGCCAGCGGTAATGGATAGAGACATTCTGCTGAGACGCGTAAAAGCGGCTGAACTGCCAGCGATTACCTGCTGGAATCAGCCTTCATCAATATCAGGGTAATTACAAAGCACTTCTGGCAGTGCGTGAAATGAACGGAGCGAGCAACAGCTTGGGCGTCGGGCCATAGATGTCTGCAGATATTAGGCCTCCTCCTCAGAGCGCCtccacagggtgggggggggggggggggggggggaggcacctGAACAGGCCGCGGCCGCTGGGGTTTGATTTTGAAGCTGTGACTGAATCTGTTGGAAGTGCACAGTCCTGGAAAagcaccaacaaaaaaaaaatgagtgtgAGGAGCGACGAAGAGCAGCAGAGTGGAATAAACTCGAATGAGGACACAAAAGAAGACTCGCACgtcttttttgttgtggttgtttttgtgttgtctttgtgtccatTAAAGCATCTCTCTGATGCGGTGTGTGGTCTCTTTGTGGTCacctgcagcttcttcttccTGTGCGGTTTGGGTCTCTTTGGAGACCATCTCAAGGTCCGGCCCTCCTGATTGGCATTTGATTGTATAAGGTCCCCCCCGGAATGCATGAGAGCCCATTGGCTCTCCTCAGAGTCCACGGCGACTCTGGAAGGTCGGGAAGAAGGTAAGAAGGTGGGGGGTGGGTATGTTCAGGGTGTCGATCTCTGTCTTTCCCagacttcctttccttttctcacaTGGAACCACtttggttgccccccccccccccccctctgctccgtcCCTCTCAGACGGCGGGCTGGGGGCCGTCTCGGGTTTCCTCCCCGGCTGAAGGGTCACTTCAGTCCATCTCTGGGATGAAAAGATGGCTatttccctcccctccttccgcCCGACTCAGGTGAGAGGCTCGGGGAGGAAGGAACCTATTACGCGCGCGGGGTTGAGCCGGggcgctggaggggggggggggggggggggggtagaggatCGGGATCCGGCCTCTGGACAGGGAGGAAACCCGAGATCTCTAGAAAACGCCTGGGAACGACCCGAGAAAGacttccgccgccgccgcccctccaCCATCCCGCTCTGTCCGAAAAAGGGTTTCCCATGATGCCCTGGGCCTGCGCAGGCGTGTGACGGCACCACGCAGTAACTGGCTGAGCGGCGTGGATGCTCTCCCTGCTCGCATCTCATCACGTTCTGAGGTCATTCCACACAGCAGGTTATGAAATTAAAGCAGGGATGTGGAGGTTTAACGCTGATCTCCTCCAGTTGCTGTTTTGTGAAGCAGTTTGACAacatacaaccccccccccccccctccctctcacactCATGGCTTTGTCTGCAGTTTGTTGTTCCCTCTCGGTTGTTGCTTTCAAAATGTTGCCGCAGCAGTCCTTGGCGGTCTGTTGCAAACTGAGGAAATgagtccaaacaacaacagtgaCAGCTGTGGTTTTCGGCTATTTCTGCACAAACATTTGGACGATCGAGCTACGCAAAAGGTAAGATCTACGATTGGTCTTCTCATTGACCATCTTAAGCCGTCTAATGACTGAGACTGgactgaatttaaaaaacacgTCTCGCTTGTTCCCTGACATCAGACGAAGGGGGGGAGAAATCACCTTGAAAGGCAGGAAGAAATTGAGACAATATTGAAAAGAAAAGGTTCAATCtgcaagtccccccccccccccccccctccctcgctgatCTGAAGGGCTGCAGACTACCGCTGGGCTCCTTAACATCTGGTTCGGCAATTTACCCCGCTCTGACGACTGGAAAGGTTAAACCGCTAAAATCTAATATTTGCCTGGagggggtcaaggcaccgcaaTTACAAGGTACAATCGGCGGGGCTAATCAGCTAGCAGCgcgtaccggggggggggggcaaacaggcCCCCAACAGGCCACTGTTCTCTGCCTCCTATGTTTACTTATTAAACCCCATTCTCATgttcaagcccccccccctcaaggccCATGGGAGTAAATTTAGCTCCCaacgctttttttaaatggggccGTGCCACTTGGCTAGaaagtagcccccccccctgttaatCAGTATCTGCGGCCTTTGTTGCGAAATGATCTCAAATGACATTCCTCCAATCTGGCAGGCATTAACACCTCGGGAAGGATGGGAAAGGTTGGTTCCTACCCCGAGGACGaagagtcagtgtgtgtgtgtgtgtgtgtgtggacgccgACGAAGGCCCACGTAGGCCTCGTGTCTCACAAGgactccacagtgtgtgtgtgtgtgtgtgttccacgatgctgtttacatgatTGCTCTTTGACACACATTTCCTAATTGACTGAGTATCAAGTGCGGGATTAGTGTGTAATATATCAGAACTGTCTGGCGCGCAACACTTTTGAACAAGGCTCGGGGAACAATTACTGGTAATTAAATATGTGCCAGTTACTGGAAAAGATAATTATGTCCTTGGTGTATAACACCaattaattacttttatttcagCGAGCAAAGCTCTTAAACGGCAGCGGGAGCCTCGGAACGGCGTCGGAGAGAGCGAGCGGCCGCTCCGACGCCGTTCGCTCAGAGCGGCGTGGGCCTCAGACCCGAAGCCCGGCCCGACCGGTACCTTTGGCATCCGGCGCCAAACGCTGCGCTCCGGGGAGGCACAGCCCCACGCTGAGGGGATTGTtcggggggggtttggggtaCGGCGCCCGTACGAGGAACGCTGCACCCGCGGCCCCCGCGCCGAGATAGCAGGGCCGGATCAGccctaaaccccccccacccccccaccccatacGTGCCAATAAACATTcccaggttgtttgtatttaaagaACACGTGCGGATTAGCGAATGATCTCATTCCGTCTAATGTCTAACTGGTCTAAGTACCCGTGGCCGATCATTGGTCATCTATTAAACCCACGGCCTGGAAATGGTTACACGGCGAGGCGCTCGCCGGTGCCGCTTCTCGTATCCTCGGCCGGCTTTTGGTTAATGAGGTACAGAAGGAGACGGCCCGAGCGTGCCTTCCctcccttcgcccccccccccccccctttcctctccttcctctccagcaGCACACGTTTCTCTCTGCTTAATGCACGCATGCATGCTGTAGAACACAAGTCAACCAGACAATGTGGTTACTTCCTTTCTTTCAAATATCGCagtccccctgtgtgtgtgtgtgtgtgtgtgtgtgtgcctttatgCCTGACATTAGCGGGACCCATTGAACGTGAAGGTGAAGAAAGGACCTGTTCTCCACGAGCTCACAGCTATCACAACAGCGTTCGGTTTCTTACCGTTAGTTTAGAGACCTGAACATTCTTGAAATGTTGAGCAGGAGCTGATGCGATGGCTTCATCCTCTTCGTTTGAACTAGTAGATATAACTTTTTCCTAATAAATGATATAATCTTTTGGGAGATCGGGTAATGTATTGTGGAATTGAGACACATCTTTGGCTTTAGGTGATGTCTGTGGTGAGGTGAGATGGGTTTTAGAGTTGGCGTGAATTCAGTGGTGGGGTTGGGTTGGATGGGTTGGGTTGGATGgggttgggttgggttgggttgggtggggtggggttggATGGGGTTGGGTGGGGGAAAGTCTCCAGGGAGTATATGTGAGTGAATGCAATGTGCTTGTATCTGTTTGCCCATGAATGGGATTTGCATTTCATGTCTCTCTTTCTTAATATGAATCTGTTGATGTGCACATGAGCCCACAacacaatttgtgtgtgtttgtgtgtcctgcaCTAAAGCTATGTATGCACAACTACATGCTGTGACATGCTAAGCCAAAATACATGTGCTGCACGAGCACTGTTAGTGTGAAAGTTTATGTGGTCTTTGCACTTGTTTTAATCTCCTGAACAACACAGAcccgtttgtgcgtgtgtgtgcaagtgtgtgcatgtgtgtgcatgtgtctgcatGCGTCTCCTCGTGATTCCTGCAAATTCAGGTGACATTTCTTATGTTTAAGTCTTgtactcttgtgtgtgtgtgtgttagctctCTGGAAAGGCCCAGTGTGTGTCACGTCGGGCCCGGCTCTCCTTGGATTTAAGCAGTATTGACAAACCCATCAGAGCTGGTGATGCATCggccccctgcctcccccccccccctcagccccccgcGCCCTCGGAGACGCAGCGGGGCTGTGCTGACATGCTGTCACCTTGGTAACTGCTGCCGGAGCGACCGACCTGCTGGGATGGCTGACCCGAGCTGCTGGCCGGGACGGTGGGCTGCAGCAGGAGACGTCACCGGCGGACCCCTGAGGGCCGACCGACCGACCCCTCCCTCGGTCCCCGGACGTATATCCGTCTGCTGCTACGAGCCGTCGCCACCCGGGGCGCCTGCCGGGACAGAAAAGGACACAGACCCCAAGGAGACAAAATCCCCTCAGCAGGGCGCTGCGAGGACACCATAACGTACGCTCACAATGCTGCTTTATTAGGAGCCACCTTAGAAACTCGTCATCCAACTAATGCTGGACGGCATGAATAGTCTCGACTGCATCCGGCCCATAATGCACCTTGTGAGTCTCTCTCTGCGTTCAAACCTTAGGGGAAGGGGATTATGGGTAGGGACCAACAGGAGACAATTCGGGGACACTCACACACCACGAGGTTACCGAAGGGAGCATTTCTTTCACTTCACTCCTAAAGGACACGTTACACTTTGCATCAAACTGACATCTACATTTCCATGTGTTCAGGATTCAAAGCTGAAAAGGAAACTTAAGATTCAGACTTTACCAAACTAAATGATTTGCTTAATCACATGAATACATTCTGCCTGGTAGAAATGCTCCTCTTGGGGGTGCTTGCAGATACCAttactaaaaacaaaaagagcttCTGCACACAGTAATCCTAAAATCCAGCTTTTGTTCAACACTTCCCAAACACATGAGCTCCACTGAAAAACCCTTGTGTCACGCGAATAAACAACGGGAGAAGATGTGAAAGATCACTAACTAGCTTCCCGGGGTTTCCACGGCAACCGATAGAGCAGGGCGTCGAGCACGCGCTCCACCCGGCTGAAACAAGACGGGAAACCAATTAAGAAGCCCCCGCGACATCACGTAGACCCTGTGCGATGATGTCACCGAACACGATGATGTCACTCTACACGATGATGTCACTGTGCACGATGGAACTCTAAAACGTCAACTAGCTCTCCTCAACTCATAAAGCATCTCAAAATGACCACGATTAGAGAAACAATTTacatctgaaacacacacacacacacacacgtcaacgtGCAGTACAGCGCATGTCCCCCTACCTGCTGAGACCAATGGACAGGTGATGTAAAAGAACTAGGACAACATAAAAGTCCGTCAAGGCCCAATAGAGGACAACACCAGCATGTGCATAGAGAATGGCCACATATCACTGCTGTCCAACACAACCATGGAATTGGAATTTTTGGGAATAATTTGGCTCTATAGAGAAAGAAGGTATTTAAAAAGACCTTCTGAATTGGTCCCAATGTTTGTACATGGACACTGGTAAAGGGTCTATGATGTTAAACACGGCAGCACACATCAAACTTTGAATGACAGACCCTGGATACAATTGGGATCCGACATGCAGGACGCCTCATGCAGGACAGAATATTTTGCAAACAGACATGTGGTGAATTTCTGCATGCAGGCCTGTATAAAAGCATGCACGGGGGCTACAAAGTACATATGGAATACACCATCCGAACCTCCGAGGTCCAAACTCCACCGAGACGTCCTTCACTCGTGAACGCGGATGGGAAGCAGTCGGTTCCAGGGTTACACGAGTTGTCGGGTCGGCTCGAGCGGCCGCTGGGGGGCGCTGTAAGGTCGGACAAACCGGAGAGgaccgaaggggggggggaaagagagggcTGCGCGCGTCATCAGGAAGCAGCGTTTCACTGTGGGAATAATCGTGAACATCGAGAAGGGATTGTTGTTTGAATCCTCCCGGTTGGATGTAATGAACGGCTTTAGAACGCGTTTGTTCTCGGAGGTTCGACTGGTTCTGAAGCGGCCCTGATTCTCCGTGGCGGGCTCAAACAAACGGAAACAACCGAACGGAatcctgccttttttttgttgttgttgcgaaTGACGCGGACGTCGATCACACTTTTAACACGCGCGCGTCCGATAAATCAGAGCCGCTGCTCTTCctcctgatcccccccccccccccctcataagaGGAAATTTCCACCCGGCCGAGATAAATCACACGCTGCTGACAAAAACACCCACGGACTAATAATTCCACGTGATTTATTTAACATCGCGTTAGTTGCGtggaggagacacagaggactATTTGTTAGGCCACAGAAACTGGGCTCCTCGGGATTTATAGGATACTAAAtgtgggaaaaataaaaataaaaaaaacctccaaaagGTGCTAATGAggtgtaaaataaaatcatataaAACCAAGAATGAAGATATATtgatacatgtatttattgatatttacatacatttcgtaagtaataatgtgctgTAGTTTATGTAATATAAAGTTTactaaaatgcacttattgtataatgtaacaaaacaaataaggcTGTAAGattattaatcattttattgGGGTTATAAAAGGTACAAACtaacaaactaaaaataatcAGGTTAATCAAAAGAAGAACATAATAGAaactattaattaatattacaaatgtgACATAGTTTTTGAGTGGGGTGcactttaaatgtaaatacagcTTCGAGGTGTATTATCTCGGTAATGGTCGATATTTATAAAAGACTTATATTTATTAATGCgtacattacatttaaaagaaataaatgacccGGGTGGTGGAATTGAGGGCGTTTAAGCCCGCGTTGTGACTTAAGGAAGAGACtccatcacacccccccctccccttccccaccccaaccccccctctacctgcatccatccatcctgctCACAGAACCATGACCTTCACATTTACACAGAGGAAACCCCCGAGAGTCACGTCATCTTCCaacacgtcctcctcctcttcttcatctgctgcCACTGAAGCCACTTGATACGCCACATTTCCATGTTGGCCTATAATAACTCTTTGTCCTGGTTTGGAGTTgattgacccttttttttttaaacttgtgccGTGAAATGCATTCAATTCATTCTGTGTTCTATTTATAAATTAACCTGCatgataataacaatcaccAATATTAAACGCCatgttatatatacacaaatatgtNNNNNNNNNNNNNNNNNNNNNNNNNNNNNNNNNNNNNNNNNNNNNNNNNNNNNNNNNNNNNNNNNNNNNNNNNNNNNNNNNNNNNNNNNNNNNNNNNNNNNNNNNNNNNNNNNNNNNNNNNNNNNNNNNNNNNNNNNNNNNNNNNNNNNNNNNNNNNNNNNNNNNNNNNNNNNNNNNNNNNNNNNNNNNNNNNNNNNNNNGAGGAACCCGCGGAGCTCGTCTCTCgcgcgttgggggggggggggtatcatcTCAGCTCGTCGTGTCACTCCGCATTGGATCCCACAGAGGAGCCGCGTGCACGACGAGCATCGAGGAGGCCAAAGTGGagccttttatttaaaaaaaaaaaagaggctgcaTGTTCTAAAAAGCAGGCACCGGATATTTCGACAGATTTCTAAAAAGAAATGAGCGCGACATCGCGTTGTCACGGAAAGCTccatttatttgcatttatccCAAACGCGTTCAAACGTCCTCACAAATGAGCACGAACGCGTCTGTGTTTAAATCACGCAGGGAAATAAGTTTGTGCACAGCGTGTCTCTgctgccactttttttttttttttttgctaatggAGACAAAGAAAGATGATGCCCACTTCTCTATATCATTGTTGCTAAGCAACTAGTATGGGAAATCATCCGCGAAATTCAAATCCTTGCAGCGCGAGGACACGTTTTGCGAGTTTTGCTGAATAGGCGACCATGAGCAGCTcaagaaggagaaacaaagtTCGGAACCCGCCAACACGTTTGCCTCTTTCAGCCGTGACGAgaacaaaaatagaaaatagccgtgttgtaaaatgaataaatgatgacaCTTGACGATATCACTGGGAGTCCAGCCCATAACCAGCACCTGGTGGGATACGGTCCACGGTCCTAGAAACAACCACCCGGATATgatctgaaccccccccccccaaacagcaCCTGAGCAACGTGGCTGAGCCAATCAAAAAGCTCCCTGGCCAACAGGTATCCGACTCATGCGCAACACACCTGCGAGCTGTCTATGCCGTTACTGATCCCTCCCATTCGTGACGTGGCAAAGGCAACCGGGCCCACGGATCCGATCTCGCCCTTTCCCGCCGCGACTGTAAATCAATTATTTTGCAGATTATCTGCGTGGCTTTGTGTTGGCGAATCACGCTACTGATGACGCGTTCCATCAGCATTAAGGGACTCGAGATCTGGACTTTAAGCCGCAGCGTCCCTGTTACGTAACACGCACGACGCTCTGTAAacatccagcagcagccacagcaACGCCGCTGGATGTGGATTTGCTCTTCgtcgcgacccccccccccttcactgaGCGCCCAGTGCAcggcctgcaggctgcaggctgcaggtcGGGGCTCGCGCGTCCTGCCTCGAGGCCTCGAGAGGCAGCAGATGTAAACAAACAGGAGAGCCGTTGTTGTGCAGACGTGCACGAGCTGACCGCGCGCAAGACGAGGCCTCATTTAAACACAGCTATGGGACGTTTATTCATGTATCAGCTCGTAAAGGCAATACTAGTAcgtcaagttgtcttttttttttaggtttaagtcaaaataaaaaaaagcttgtgcatttttatttttatgtgcaaGGACTTTTTGCTCATGTACTATTCTAACCGAGGTTATTATTAGCTCGCAGCTCCATCTGGGACACAATAGTCCACCATTTTCTTCATTAGCTGCATGCAAAGAACAAATAACACATGGTAattcccctttaaaaaaaacacaaacaaaccaatatGCGAGAAGAATATAAATCTCAAAACACAGGATGATTGCATTTCATTCTAACAAATTTATTGTGTTTCAATCAGCTCGTACGGAACCACTACTGAAATTAAATTACAATCAAATTATCACATCAAAATATACCCTTATTACCTAACAACGGTCAATGTCAGCTTATGATGATTTGTGCTCCTTTAGAAACgataatacaaaatgaaacaaacaagggcaacaacagaaatataagaaagaaatgaagagaaaaagagaaaaggcaaagcATCTTACACAAGTtcctgcaaggggggggggaaataaattaCCGTCTGGAATCATCcgaataaaatattaaaacaagtcATTCTGATGAAAAATATAAAGTAAATAACTCAGATCAGTATCTGATCTAGTGATCTATGTCGCCGgctttacagagttttgtttATTAAAACCTACCAAAGAACACTGCTTAGAAAGGGCAGCAATAATAGTGTGTCCACAGCACCCACTCAGTCACACTTggcaacaattttttttctcaaataagTGCAGTTGAAAGTCTTTTCAAATGTCTTATGCTCTATTcgttgaggggggaaaaagggaggaaaaaaatccACTCACGGTGTCAAAAGTCCATTAAAtaaaagcaaccccccccccccccccccccccccccccccccccccccaaaaaaaagaaagtgatcTTTGAGATCAGGCGGGGACAGTCCTGGTCCACGGTGTCTTTTCTTTCTGGGCTCGGGAGGGCCCTCGAGgtgacatatataaaaaaaaaaaaaaaaaaacaacaacaaaaaatatccCCTAATCctccgcgcgcgcgcgtgtgtgtataAGTGCAACCATGCAGTCCACCTCCGAATAAACAAACAAGTGCTGTGAATCAGGACGGAAGCTTCGTGGATGTCACTCGGGTTCATAGTGGTGCACTTCTCCCCGTCTTGTTATTGTGAGGCTcggagaggaaggggaaaggCGCTTCAGTCCCATTTCTAAATATACAAAATGCCTGCTCCTTTGTTTCTTCAATCAAACACAGGGTAATCAAGAGGGAGAGTttttggagggagggagggggggtgaggaaaaaaaaaagaaaaaaagaagaagaataaaaacaatacttgGTTTCCTCTTGGTGTGTCTTAATGCGCCAAAATTACCTGGTGGAATGAACTTGTGGTTGTCACCCTCTGGTCGCTCGCTTCACTTGCATCTTTTAAGTAATCTACTAAAAAATGCCcctgaaagaaaaaagcagaaggAACCTTTTAGGTTAAGACATTTCAGGGCCTGGAAGAAGGTTAACGgtgcggggtttttttttctgaggggGTTTTGGGAGCAAAAAGGGAAAGGATgctgatttttttctctctcttttcgtttttttttttttttctggtgaaaAATAGATAAAACATTTGCAGTCTCATTCATATTCCCTCACAATCACAGTATCAAAAAAAAACGTGGCTATCTTGACGAcagtctgtatttttttttttaattagtttaattTCATATAAAATATTCTCCTGTGCTATTCTATGTTTCACTGAACATTCGTTTGCAGTCCATGGAGGGGGGCGGTGTTTCTGCACTCACATTGCCGACCTGAGAGTACACATCCTCCGGCGTCTGAGCCACTCCTGGGGGCGTCATCCGTTTTTCCTTCTGTCTCCTATTGCAAAACCACACTCTgaccacctccttctccagctgcaaGTTGTCCGCCAGCCCGGTGATCTCCTGGGCCGAGGGTTTGGGGCATTTCAGGAAGTGGCTCTCCAAAGCCCCCTTGACGCTCACTTCGATGGAGGTGCGCTTCTTTCGCTTCCTCCCCTGCGCCGCGATCTTGTCGATGCTGGTGGGGCTGCCGGTGGTGGAGTCGGCCTCTTCGAGCCACTTGTTTAACAAAGGCTTGAGCTTGCACATGTTCTTGAAGCTGAGCTGCAGAGCCTCGAATCTGCAAATGGTCGTCTGAGAGAAAACGTTCCCGTACAGGGTGCCCAAAGCCAGGCCGACGTCCGCCTGCGTGAAGCCCAGCTTGATCCTCCGCTGCTTGAACTGCTTGGCGAACTGCTCCAGGTCGTCCGAGGTCGGCGTGTCGTCGTCCGAGTGCGGGTCGTGGCTGTTGATGCCGccgtggtgctggtggtgctgatgctggtggtgatggtggtggtggtggctgcCGTGGTCCAGATCCGGGGTGTCCCCCCTCACCAAGCCCGGGTGCACCAGGCTCTGGCTCCCCGGACTCAGCATCCCGTTCACGGTGAACCCCCCCGGCTGGGAGTAGATCagcgactgctgctgctgctgctgctgctgctgctgctgcgccccGGATATGGAGTTAATGTGCGCGGCAGCCGAGCTCCCCCAACCCCCGGCGTGAGTCTGGTGCGGGGCTAAGTGAGGCGGCCTGTGGTGCAGAGCGGTGCCCGTGTGTAGATCGTCTCTGCCCGAGTTTTTCACGTCCTGCTGCTGGGGGCTGCCCGTCATCCCGACGGGACTCGACGACCACGGCGACCCGGCTTCAGCCGCGGCCACGGCGGCTGCTGCCGCGGCCGCTGCGGCGTGCGGGAGGGACGTCACCCACTGGTGGGCATGGCTCAGCATGTGCCCCCCGTTGCTCGCTGCCATCGCGCCTTGCATAAAGTCACTCTGCACCATCTTGACCGAGGGGTCCCCCCTGTACACCCCGGAGCCCGAGGTGACCGCGGCGCTGCCCGGCTGCATCCCACCGCCTCCGGAGTCAGAGTGCACGATGGAGCCGGACGATAGGATGCTATTGCTGGGCAGATAAGGATTGGAAGCCGCGGTGGCCATTCCGTCGACCCGTATGAAGATGTTTGtggataacccccccccctcccctttttacAGTCGCTTCTTTCGAGCAGGCGAATTGTATCTCATGAATTATTCAAACTTTAAAAGTATGAGTAGGCTTTTGGCACTACCATCGACGCGCGTAAAAAACGCGGaaaagcttgaaaaaaaagggtGGCCGAAAGCGGAATGAAATCCTCGCGTGTATTTACTGCATTATACACGAGCGCGGATACCGGCGCATAAAAATCCAGGTTTTCAAAAGCCCTTTGAAAACCATGTGCAGTCCGTTTAGAAAGTTTTGCACCGGCGCGGAATCGTGAGCGTTAAAATTCAAACatacagggaaaaaaaaaaatacgcgTCGTCCCATACAAACTTTAGGTGCTcgccaaaaacaaacaaaaaaagccttgcAAATTGTCCACAATGTACAAAGTCCCGGTTTATGTCCCCTCTGGATGTGAAA
Encoded proteins:
- the pou3f3b gene encoding POU domain, class 3, transcription factor 3-B produces the protein MATAASNPYLPSNSILSSGSIVHSDSGGGGMQPGSAAVTSGSGVYRGDPSVKMVQSDFMQGAMAASNGGHMLSHAHQWVTSLPHAAAAAAAAAVAAAEAGSPWSSSPVGMTGSPQQQDVKNSGRDDLHTGTALHHRPPHLAPHQTHAGGWGSSAAAHINSISGAQQQQQQQQQQQSLIYSQPGGFTVNGMLSPGSQSLVHPGLVRGDTPDLDHGSHHHHHHHQHQHHQHHGGINSHDPHSDDDTPTSDDLEQFAKQFKQRRIKLGFTQADVGLALGTLYGNVFSQTTICRFEALQLSFKNMCKLKPLLNKWLEEADSTTGSPTSIDKIAAQGRKRKKRTSIEVSVKGALESHFLKCPKPSAQEITGLADNLQLEKEVVRVWFCNRRQKEKRMTPPGVAQTPEDVYSQVGNGHFLVDYLKDASEASDQRVTTTSSFHQKQRSRHFVYLEMGLKRLSPSSPSLTITRRGEVHHYEPE